Proteins from one Hoplias malabaricus isolate fHopMal1 chromosome 2, fHopMal1.hap1, whole genome shotgun sequence genomic window:
- the knop1 gene encoding axoneme-associated protein mst101(2) isoform X5, whose product MVLKKASTLKDKEENKNSRKINERRKQKTKEESWESVVFMLKKLLKKARELSMESRKNTEDSNGPKRKKGQRRERTEGKQMESGEPEEERDAEENHKRNENKPKSKQRSKEDGGVETRDVGVSGKKKMTKTKKVIEEETETNIHEGGEETRDVGVPAKQTKKKKIQKEVKEGMEEASEGGVETRDVGVPAKQTKKKKIKKEVKEGMQEASEGGVETRDVGVPAKQTKRKKIKKEVQEEGMEGASEGGVETRDVGVPAKQTKKKKIKKEVKEEGMEEASEGGVETRDVGVPAKQKKKVKKEPTEGVEEINKRDVAVPKKKVKKTPKKAIEMSEANISKGGVIKKEVKEGMEEASKGGVETRDVGVSATQVKKKKIKEEVKEGMEEASEGGVETRDVGVSAKQMKKKKIKKEVKEEGMEEASEAGVEKVMDEVNKGKVMKRKKKKEVKKEALVEDKNEEKIEKKARNTEGKQGEGGVIIIEERKERDVASEKIKMGKNERRKRVGNGTKVAAEIKMEELPDLELNGDMETKKRKMTEETDRDTQGGAMKRKKKTEVCTAVKEQMEGKEKKKAMKKCSSEERMSINKITPVEDDSVNELTEEEETEKKQKTKKKVKTKKAEKKAQLPKEKGVNGRKKNETDEEKRVRRVFQVKEREKEAEPEFMGHLRIAAKWCTRNSQRFSADVQLPRILQMEEEEAAQVMEQYNSCKESWDESEKEESRDPFCFKFNKIEDMHLFLETFVDKKRFRLFCVTE is encoded by the exons ATGGTGCTGAAAAAAGCCAGCACACTGAAGGACAAAGAGGAAAATAAGAACTCAAGGAAGATTAACGAGAGGCGAAAGCAGAAAACGAAAGAAGAGTCCTGGGAGAGTGTGGTGTTTATGCTGAAAAAACTCCTGAAAAAAGCAAGAGAATTATCCATGGAGAGcagaaaaaacacagaggaCAGTAACGGACCGAAGAGAAAAAAAGGCCagcggagagagagaacagagggaaaACAGATGGAAAGCGGAGAGCCAGAAGAGGAAAGAGATGCAGAAGAGAACCACAAAAGAAACGAGAACAAACCAAAAAGCAAGCAAAGGTCCAAAGAGGACGGGGGTGTGGAAACGAGGGATGTGGGGGTCTCAGGAAAGAAAAAGATGACAAAGACCAAAAAAGTAATTGAGGAAGAGACAGAAACCAACATCCACGAGGGAGGTGAGGAAACGAGGGATGTGGGGGTTCCTGCAAAGCAGACGAAGAAAAAGAAGATACAGAAGGAGGTTAAAGAAGGGATGGAGGAGGCTAGTGAAGGAGGTGTGGAAACGAGGGATGTGGGGGTTCCTGCAAAGCAGACGAAGAAAAAGAAGATAAAGAAGGAGGTTAAAGAAGGGATGCAGGAGGCTAGTGAAGGAGGTGTGGAAACGAGGGATGTGGGGGTTCCTGCAAAGCAGACGAAGAGAAAGAAGATAAAGAAGGAGGTTCAAGAAGAAGGGATGGAGGGGGCTAGTGAAGGAGGTGTGGAGACGAGGGATGTGGGGGTTCCTGCAAAGCAGACGAAGAAAAAGAAGATAAAGAAGGAGGTTAAAGAAGAAGGGATGGAGGAGGCTAGTGAAGGAGGTGTGGAAACAAGGGATGTGGGGGTTCCTGCAAAGcagaaaaagaaagtaaaaaaggAACCCACAGAAGGAGTGGAGGAGATTAATAAAAGAGATGTGGCTGTCCCTaaaaagaaagtaaagaaaaccCCCAAAAAAGCGATAGAAATGTCAGAGGCAAACATCAGCAAGGGGGGTGTCATAAAGAAGGAGGTTAAAGAAGGGATGGAGGAGGCTAGTAAAGGAGGTGTGGAAACGAGGGACGTAGGAGTTTCTGCAACGCAGGTTAAGAAAAAGAAGATAAAGGAGGAGGTTAAAGAAGGGATGGAGGAGGCTAGTGAAGGAGGTGTGGAGACGAGGGACGTGGGAGTTTCTGCAAAGCagatgaagaaaaagaagataAAGAAGGAGGTTAAAGAAGAAGGGATGGAGGAGGCTAGTGAAGCTGGTGTGGAAAAGGTGATGGATGAAGTGAACAAGGGAAAAGTGatgaagaggaaaaagaaaaaagaggtaAAGAAAGAAGCCCTTGTGGAAGataaaaatgaagagaaaattgAGAAGAAAGCGAGGAATACAGAGGGCAAACAAGGGGAGGGAGGAGTAATCATTAttgaggaaagaaaagaaagggatGTGGCTTCTGAAAAAATCAAGATGGGAAAGAATGAGAGGAGAAAGCGTGTAGGAAATGGCACAAAAGTTGCTGCGGAGATAAAAATGGAGGAGCTGCCGGACTTGGAACTGAATGGAGATATGGAAAcgaagaagaggaagatgactgaggagacagacagagacacacaaggAGGAGCgatgaaaaggaaaaagaagacAGAAGTGTGCACAGCTGTAAAAGAACAGATGGAgggaaaggagaagaaaaaggcGATGAAGAAATGCAGCAGTGAGGAGAGGATGAGCATTAATAAAATCACTCCGGTTGAAGACGATTCGGTAAACGAACTgacggaggaggaggagacagagaagaAACAGAAAACGAAGAAGAAAGTAAAGACGAAAAAAGCTGAAAAGAAAGCTCAGTTGCCAAAAGAGAAAGGTGTGAACGGAAGAAAAAAGAACGAGACGGACGAGGAAAAGAGAGTGAGGAGGGTGTTCcaagtgaaggagagagaaaaagaggca gaACCAGAATTTATGGGCCACTTGAGGATTGCCGCAAAGTGGTGCACAAGAAATTCCCAGCGGTTCTCTGCTGATGTTCAGCTGCCTCGAATTCTGCAGATGGAAGAGGAGGAGGCTGCGCAGGTTATGGAGCAGTACAACTCGTGTAAAGAGAGCTGGGATGAAAGTGAGAAGGAGGAAAGCAGAGACCCTTTCTGTTTTAAATTCAACAAAATTGAGGACATGCATCTCTTTCTGGAGACGTTTGTGGACAAGAAGCGCTTTAGACTCTTCTGTGTAACTGAGTGA